A stretch of Desulfobacter hydrogenophilus DNA encodes these proteins:
- a CDS encoding CapA family protein, with the protein MGNKTIQFAAVGDLLLTARASDRPGRGLEALSDEIQSLFKSRDLIFANLECTLEGDEKVPTEPRVLTTETQILSLEQSGIDCVSLGNNHTFDCYDQGFIRLREMLSGIGIRWCGAGLNFQEAIKPILYDIHGIRLAILGVVDQSSGISRFAGESNSGVTPLETERVCSRIRQLKQTMDHVIVSPHWGMERFRIPSPGQMDQARAFADAGASLVLGHHPHVVQGMEMIGKVPVAYSLGNFMSSHVYWDSGDYLNWNRFERVGCIFMCEFSKDSLLGVEQIPVYDDGVCIEIDKTGWGEKCITKVNRLLASGVTQKTYDREAFRVNRVKPVLSHLSWQGLKKIRLRHFIKAYKKLVSKTKEIL; encoded by the coding sequence ATGGGAAATAAAACAATACAATTTGCCGCAGTTGGGGATCTTTTGTTGACGGCCCGGGCCAGTGACCGGCCCGGCCGGGGGCTTGAAGCGTTATCTGATGAAATTCAATCCCTTTTTAAATCGCGTGACCTGATTTTTGCCAATCTGGAGTGCACCCTTGAAGGGGATGAAAAAGTTCCCACAGAACCCCGGGTACTGACAACGGAAACTCAAATTCTCTCTCTTGAACAGTCCGGGATTGACTGTGTCTCCCTGGGAAACAATCATACCTTTGACTGTTATGATCAGGGTTTCATACGTTTAAGGGAAATGCTGTCCGGCATTGGTATCAGGTGGTGCGGGGCAGGGTTGAACTTTCAGGAGGCAATTAAACCGATTCTGTATGATATTCACGGGATACGACTGGCCATTTTGGGCGTTGTGGACCAATCCAGTGGGATATCCCGATTTGCCGGGGAAAGCAATAGTGGTGTGACACCACTTGAGACCGAAAGGGTTTGCAGCCGGATAAGGCAATTGAAACAGACGATGGATCATGTCATTGTTTCTCCCCATTGGGGCATGGAACGATTCCGGATTCCTTCGCCGGGCCAGATGGATCAGGCCAGGGCTTTTGCCGATGCAGGCGCATCATTGGTGCTTGGACATCATCCCCATGTGGTTCAGGGCATGGAAATGATCGGAAAGGTGCCGGTGGCGTACTCTTTAGGGAATTTTATGTCCAGCCATGTCTACTGGGACAGCGGGGATTATCTGAACTGGAACAGATTTGAGCGGGTTGGTTGTATCTTTATGTGTGAGTTCAGCAAAGACAGCCTGCTCGGCGTAGAACAGATTCCCGTGTATGATGACGGAGTTTGTATTGAGATTGACAAAACCGGCTGGGGAGAAAAATGTATTACTAAAGTCAACCGTCTTCTGGCTTCGGGGGTGACACAGAAAACCTATGATCGTGAGGCATTCCGGGTGAACAGGGTTAAGCCGGTGCTTTCCCATTTAAGCTGGCAAGGT